A portion of the Lolium rigidum isolate FL_2022 chromosome 1, APGP_CSIRO_Lrig_0.1, whole genome shotgun sequence genome contains these proteins:
- the LOC124682732 gene encoding uncharacterized protein LOC124682732: MSTAFAEFKIYTSDSDGEVGSSRIRGASTRKDIGAKGAPRKSRALRDANRVDARTRTERRDGKIWKNPPPAPRGEEEEEEEEDAIPMFRRAWETCFGGTFGSFDDETTLAPMRYTYGSVPENAGPSSTLQIFSIRVASPKHGLSWPLHVYGFVATRDSADHNRNFLFRRTRNNYQTLTQKNPGLLLTGPSRAIVLSNQITFEVQLKVKGSKTESEDEVLTFKVFDFHQGSRGEDGIRTCVPCKRCTLQFVFTPLLCSVEATVNIQLVDGSWPDNYHGRVFSCTSGVENAKVMLLDCPDTKMPVDSDGVFELSRRVVSVEFGGSDKLMVYVQARRVGFLTRAEAVFEPKKSGKSIGTCDLRFCKMQVTVAWSIPSLPCHRMPVA, from the exons ATGAGCACTGCATTTGCAGAGTTCAAGATCTACACCAGCGACAGCGACGGCGAGGTCGGGAGCAGTCGAATTCGTGGGGCTTCGACCCGGAAGGATATCGGGGCAAAGGGGGCACCGCGGAAGAGTCGAGCTCTTCGCGATGCGAACCGGGTCGATGCAAGGACTAGGACGGAGAGGCGCGATGGGAAGATATGGAAGAATCCTCCACCTGCTCCTcgaggcgaggaggaggaggaggaggaagaggacgcgaTCCCCATGTTCCGTAGAGCCTGGGAGACCTGCTTCGGCGGAACTTTCGGTTCCTTCGACGACGAAA CCACTCTTGCTCCGATGCGCTATACATATGGATCCGTCCCAGAAAACGCCGGTCCTAGCAGCACCTTGCAGATCTTCTCCATCAGAGTGGCTAGCCCAAAACATGGTCTCTCTTGGCCACTTCATGTCTATGGCTTCGTTGCCACCAGAGACTCAGCAGATCATAATCGCAACTTTCTCTTCAGACGCACAAGGAATAACTACCAAACTCTCACCCAAAAG AATCCAGGTTTGCTGTTAACAGGCCCATCTCGGGCCATTGTACTATCCAATCAGATCACATTTGAGGTTCAACTAAAAGTCAAAGGCAGCAAAACAGAATCTGAAGATGAAGTCTTGACTTTCAAAGTCTTCGATTTCCACCAAGGGTCTCGTGGTGAGGACGGTATCCGCACATGTGTCCCCTGCAAGCGCTGCACGCTTCAGTTTGTGTTCACACCCTTGCTCTGTTCAGTTGAGGCCACCGTCAACATCCAGCTTGTTGATGGGTCATGGCCTGATAATTATCATGGACGGGTTTTCTCGTGCACCAGTGGTGTAGAAAATGCGAAGGTGATGCTGCTTGACTGTCCAGATACAAAAATGCCCGTCGATTCAGACGGCGTGTTTGAGCTGTCCAGGCGTGTTGTTTCCGTGGAGTTCGGCGGGAGTGATAAGCTGATGGTCTATGTGCAGGCCCGTCGTGTTGGTTTTCTTACAAGAGCTGAGGCTGTCTTCGAACCCAAGAAATCCGGCAAGAGTATTGGCACATGTGATCTTCGTTTCTGCAAGATGCAGGTCACTGTTGCCTGGTCCATACCCTCTCTACCTTGCCACAGAATGCCGGTAGCATAG